The Triticum aestivum cultivar Chinese Spring chromosome 7B, IWGSC CS RefSeq v2.1, whole genome shotgun sequence genome window below encodes:
- the LOC123160097 gene encoding GDSL esterase/lipase At1g28600-like — translation MGSSNRHRSISHAVIFVFAVLLLKADLGSCGCFKRIFSFGDSITDTGNFAYITRNSPPGPPSVPPYGETYFHNPTGRASDGRLIIDFYAQAFGLPLLPPSIPEEKTGKFQTGANFAVFGSIALNPMYFMSRYNFSLQRGCLDEQLASFKRVLARIAPGDAATKSLMSESLVVFGEIGGNDYNFWFFDRTHSRDTAQEYIPDVVARIGAGVQEVIKLGARTVLVPGNFPIGCVPVYLRDYKSNTATDYDQFGCLKWFNAFSQMHNQLLKQEISKLKSQNPGVKIIYGDYYGAFMEFVKNPSRNGIDKPLVACCGGDGPYGTGHLCDQKAKVCPDPSRFANWDQIHMTEKAYNVIANGVLNGPYTDTPLLHAC, via the exons ATGGGGAGTTCCAATCGCCACCGCTCCATTTCCCATGCAGTCATCTTCGTGTTTGCCGTCCTGCTTCTCAAAGCTGATCTAGGTTCGTGCGGCTGCTTCAAGCGCATCTTCTCTTTCGGCGAC TCCATAACGGACACCGGCAACTTCGCGTACATCACCCGCAACAGTCCGCCGGGTCCGCCCTCAGTGCCCCCTTATGGAGAGACCTACTTCCACAACCCCACGGGCCGTGCCTCCGATGGGCGTCTCATCATCGACTTCTACG CGCAAGCGTTCGGCCTGCCGTTGCTGCCGCCGAGCATTCCCGAGGAGAAGACGGGGAAGTTCCAGACCGGTGCCAACTTCGCCGTGTTTGGCTCTATTGCGCTCAACCCCATGTACTTCATGTCAAGGTATAACTTCAGTCTGCAGCGCGGGTGCCTCGACGAGCAGCTGGCTTCTTTCAAGAGAGTGCTCGCACGGATTGCTCCGGGAGATG CTGCCACCAAGAGTCTCATGAGCGAATCCCTAGTCGTCTTCGGCGAGATTGGTGGCAACGACTACAACTTCTGGTTCTTCGATCGTACACACAGCCGGGACACGGCCCAGGAGTACATACCGGACGTGGTTGCCCGCATAGGCGCCGGTGTCCAAGAGGTGATCAAGCTTGGTGCTAGGACTGTCCTTGTCCCGGGGAACTTCCCCATTGGGTGCGTGCCGGTTTACCTCAGAGATTACAAGAGCAACACGGCCACGGACTACGACCAGTTCGGTTGCCTCAAGTGGTTCAACGCATTCTCCCAGATGCACAACCAGCTACTGAAACAAGAGATCAGCAAGCTCAAGTCACAGAACCCCGGCGTGAAGATCATCTACGGCGACTACTACGGTGCCTTCATGGAGTTCGTCAAGAATCCTAGCAGGAATGGCATTGACAAGCCTTTGGTAGCGTGTTGTGGTGGCGATGGCCCCTATGGCACAGGCCATTTGTGCGACCAGAAGGCGAAGGTCTGCCCCGACCCATCAAGGTTCGCCAACTGGGACCAGATCCACATGACGGAGAAGGCGTACAATGTTATCGCCAATGGGGTGCTCAACGGCCCGTACACCGACACCCCGTTGCTCCACGCTTGTTAG